In Nitrospira sp. MA-1, one genomic interval encodes:
- a CDS encoding MBL fold metallo-hydrolase codes for MIVKQFYLSCLAHASYMIGDHKTSTAVVVDPQRDVEQYLQEARRHDWKIRYVFLTHFHADFLAGHLELQRQTGAEICLGAKAKTDFPIRNFRDKEVLEFGSVRIQVLETPGHTPESISLAVYDLSRSADHPHCVLTGDTLFIGDVGRPDLMASIGVTAEELGGQLFDSLRNTLMRLPDETLVYPAHGAGSMCGKNLSSDTVSTLGRQRWENYALQPMTKEKFVELVTADQPEAPSYFGYDAKMNREQHPVLDDVVRNSLTPLSLQTVLDHQKSGTQVLDVRNAVEYAGGHLKGSLNIGLGGKFATWAGTVLDPKRSIVTIAEPGHEKEAIQRLCRIGFDRVLGYLKGGMQSLEVNPDIIQKVQRISAQGLAELLTTSQPPMVVDVRSEKEWQAGHIDRSLNIPLPHLAEHLQDIPADTPVVVHCASGYRSSTAIGILEQAGRTQAMDLIGGHDAWLTTWGHPRHKVQHENTAACAK; via the coding sequence ATGATTGTGAAACAATTTTATTTGAGTTGTTTAGCTCATGCGTCTTACATGATTGGCGATCACAAAACCTCAACCGCTGTGGTCGTAGATCCTCAAAGGGACGTCGAGCAATATCTTCAGGAGGCCCGACGTCACGATTGGAAGATTCGGTATGTGTTTCTTACTCACTTTCATGCGGACTTTCTAGCCGGGCACCTTGAACTGCAACGACAAACGGGTGCTGAGATTTGCCTTGGCGCCAAAGCCAAGACCGACTTCCCCATTCGAAATTTTCGGGACAAAGAGGTGCTTGAGTTTGGATCGGTGCGCATTCAGGTGTTGGAAACCCCAGGACATACCCCTGAAAGTATTTCACTTGCCGTCTACGACCTGAGCAGGAGCGCCGATCATCCACACTGTGTGCTGACAGGAGATACCCTGTTCATTGGCGATGTCGGTAGGCCGGATCTTATGGCCTCCATTGGCGTGACTGCCGAAGAATTAGGGGGCCAATTATTCGATTCGCTCCGAAATACTCTCATGCGCCTTCCGGATGAAACGCTGGTCTATCCGGCACACGGAGCGGGATCTATGTGCGGGAAAAATTTAAGCAGTGACACGGTGTCCACATTGGGCAGACAACGTTGGGAAAACTATGCGCTTCAACCTATGACAAAAGAAAAATTTGTGGAATTGGTCACGGCCGACCAACCTGAAGCCCCTTCGTACTTTGGATATGATGCCAAGATGAATAGGGAACAGCACCCCGTTCTGGATGATGTGGTACGGAACAGCCTTACGCCACTTTCTCTTCAAACGGTGTTGGATCACCAGAAAAGTGGGACTCAAGTCCTTGATGTCCGAAATGCCGTTGAATATGCCGGAGGCCACCTGAAGGGGAGTCTCAATATTGGATTAGGAGGAAAATTTGCGACATGGGCCGGGACGGTCCTGGACCCCAAACGCTCCATCGTCACCATTGCCGAGCCTGGACATGAAAAGGAGGCGATTCAACGATTATGCCGCATTGGGTTTGACCGGGTCCTGGGCTATCTGAAGGGTGGAATGCAATCCCTTGAGGTAAACCCCGATATTATCCAAAAAGTCCAACGCATCTCTGCTCAGGGACTTGCAGAACTATTGACCACCTCCCAACCACCAATGGTTGTCGACGTCAGATCGGAAAAAGAGTGGCAGGCAGGGCATATTGATCGAAGCCTCAATATCCCCTTACCTCACCTGGCCGAACATCTTCAGGACATCCCTGCGGATACCCCTGTAGTGGTCCACTGTGCCAGTGGGTATCGATCATCCACCGCCATAGGGATTTTGGAACAAGCCGGACGAACCCAGGCGATGGATCTCATCGGAGGGCATGACGCCTGGCTCACCACATGGGGGCATCCACGCCACAAAGTTCAACACGAAAATACCGCCGCATGCGCGAAATAG